The genome window CCGGGATACACCGCAACTTTCATCGCCGGGTTCTCGATGAAGGAGGTGGAAGATCGATGGGCAGGACTTCCGGACGGTTCACGGATGCCGCTGCAACGGGTTGATTGGACGAGGTGGGCTGAAAGAAAGACAGCGCCGTGTCACCGTACGTTCGGCTGCGCACCAGGTCGAGACCTTCGCAGGATTCCGGTTGATCGTCTCCGCGATGCTCCAGGACGAGCAGGCCGCCCGGAGCCAACACGTTCCGTTCGCCGACGGTCCGGACGATTTTCCGTACGACCGGATCGCCATAGGGCGGATCGGCGAGTATGATGTCCACCGCGCAGGCATGGTCGGCGAGGTGATCGAGACCCCGAACGGCGTCTGTCATCCAGATCCTGCCGCTTCCGCGAAACCCACAGAGGGCGAGATTGTCTTTTATCGAACGGGCGGCGCGCCGGTCGCGGTCGACGAACAGGCAGCAGCGCGCACCGCGGCTCAGCGCTTCAATGCCCAGGCTTCCCGTGCCGGCGCACAGGTCCAGCACTGTACCATCGACGATTCGTGCCGACAGGATGTCGAACAGCGATCCGCGTACGCGGCTGCCGGTGGGACGGATGTCGCCGGTTACGGACTTCAGCCGACGGCCCCTGGCGATTCCTGTGCCGATTCGCAGCATGATCCCCACCTCCGGCCATTACCGTTCGGACCACATCGAAAATAGATTTGCAGGGGGTGCATGTCAACAAAAAAGGCCGTTGGGAAACCTCGGTTTTCCGGCTGTTTGCGGGGATTTCCGGCACGCCGACCCATGGCTTCCGACCAAGCGCGTCCAGGCGCGACCTGCACCTGGGCACAGGGGCCATTCGGACGCCTCCGGGCGCGACCAGGCGCGTAGCCATTCACTCCAGCTTCACCAGGGGCCGCATACGGCCGAGTTTGGCGGGACCGATCCCCTTCACGTCGAGCAGCTGCTCGACCCGCTTAAAAGGTCCGGACCGTGTCCGATATTCGATGATCGCCTCCGCCAGTTTCGGACCGATCCCCGGCAGTTTCTGAAGTTCGGACGCAGGCGCGGTGTTTACCGGCACGAGCAGGTTGCCGTCGGCCGGTTGTCCCGCGTCCGGTTGTCCCGAGTCCGGTTGTCCCGAGTCCGCCCTGGTGGACGGGAGGCGTGCGTTCGAATCGTCCACGTCAGTCGTGGCGGATCCCGTCTCGATGCCTGCGTTCAGCCGTCCGTGGACCGGAGCCGGTCCCAGATCGGGCAGGAAATCCGAATCGTACTGTTTCACCAGCAGAATAACGGCGCCGGCCAGCATGCTTGCCGCGACGAAGATGACGGCCTGGATCTCCCCTTTTGTCATAGTCACCCTCGGAGCAAATCAGTTGAAGACGAACTCGGTCCACAGCCCGCCGCCTCGACGAAGCCGTTTCTGCTGGGTAATCACGTTCAGCGTGTTCGTCAGTTCAAGCGTCACGCCACCGCGGACGTACCTGCTGAAGCGGTAGTCCGTCGTAACCGAGAACCGGTTCTGATTCTGGCCGTTGTTGGCCTGGAAATCGCCGCCTAACCGAGAGATCAGCGTCCTGTTGGAGTTCCGGGTGAATTGCAGCCGGGCGTTGATGTCCCCGCTCGTTCTCCTCCCGAAGATCCGGATTCCGGGCCTGAGCCGGTAGTCTAAGGCGACGGTTACCGACCTGTTCTGTAGTTTCTGATCGGTCGCGTTCCGCCCGAACTGGGTCAGTCCGTCCGATGTAGTGAAATTGCCTCTCAGCACCAGGCCCGCGTTCAGGTCGAAGACGAAACCGAACAGTGGAGACAGGGTCGTCGTGGTCGTCCGGGTGATGGCGGATTCGCCGGGGTCCGAATCACCCGACGCGGCGCCCTGGGCGATCGCCAGGTCCTGTTGCTTCAGGTCGGTACTCTTGACGTTGCGTCTCGAGAAACCGCTGGACAATTCGATCCGACGAAACAGCCGGCCGAATTCACCCATGCTCCTGGGATTGGGACTCCAGCGCAGGTTCATTTCCGGCCACGTGTTGTTGCGCTGCTTCCGGTTCAGGTTCGTGGACCGGTTATGGGTCGACACCCATGTGGGCCTGACGGAAAAGGACGCCCCTAGGAAACTGATCCCCGTT of Gemmatimonadota bacterium contains these proteins:
- the rsmD gene encoding 16S rRNA (guanine(966)-N(2))-methyltransferase RsmD, whose protein sequence is MLRIGTGIARGRRLKSVTGDIRPTGSRVRGSLFDILSARIVDGTVLDLCAGTGSLGIEALSRGARCCLFVDRDRRAARSIKDNLALCGFRGSGRIWMTDAVRGLDHLADHACAVDIILADPPYGDPVVRKIVRTVGERNVLAPGGLLVLEHRGDDQPESCEGLDLVRSRTYGDTALSFFQPTSSNQPVAAASVNRPEVLPIDLPPPSSRTRR
- a CDS encoding ComEA family DNA-binding protein; protein product: MTKGEIQAVIFVAASMLAGAVILLVKQYDSDFLPDLGPAPVHGRLNAGIETGSATTDVDDSNARLPSTRADSGQPDSGQPDAGQPADGNLLVPVNTAPASELQKLPGIGPKLAEAIIEYRTRSGPFKRVEQLLDVKGIGPAKLGRMRPLVKLE